From the genome of Chanos chanos chromosome 5, fChaCha1.1, whole genome shotgun sequence, one region includes:
- the chmp6b gene encoding charged multivesicular body protein 6 isoform X2 — MGNIFGRKKRTRVTEQDKAVLQLKQQRDKLKQYQKRITTQLEKERLLAKQLLKDGKKEKALLLLKKKRYQDQLLEKTENQISNLERMVQDIEFAQIESKVFEGLKVGNDCLKKMHEALSIEEVERIMDETQDAIEYQRQIDEMLAGSLTQEDEDAVLAELEAITQGEVELPEVPSEPLPEVEEQEPEKEKKKNRPEREMLAI, encoded by the exons ATGGGAAACATTTTCGGCAGAAAGAAACGGACTCGAGTCACAGAGCAGGACAAAGCTGTTTTG caaCTGAAACAGCAGCGAGATAAACTGAAACAGTACCAGAAACGGATCACCACGCAGCTGGAGAAGGAACGGCTTCTCGCTAAGCAGCTACTGAAGGATGGCAAAAAAGA GAAAGCCCTCCTGTTGCTCAAAAAGAAGCGTTATCAGGATCAACTCCTGGAAAAGACGGAAAATCAGATCAGCAACCTGGAGCGAATg GTCCAGGACATCGAGTTTGCTCAGATTGAATCAAAGGTCTTTGAGGGACTGAAGGTTGGCAATGACTGCCTGAAGAAGATGCATGAG GCGCTGTCCatagaggaggtggagaggattATGGATGAGACTCAAGATGCCATAGAATATCAGAGG CAAATAGATGAGATGCTAGCAGGCTCTCTGACCCAGGAGGATGAGGATGCTGTGTTGGCAGAACTTGAGGCTAtcactcag GGAGAGGTGGAGCTTCCAGAGGTACCCAGTGAGCCTTTGCCAGAGGTTGAAGAGCAAGAaccag agaaagagaagaaaaagaacagaccGGAACGAGAGATGTTGGCCATCTAG
- the chmp6b gene encoding charged multivesicular body protein 6 isoform X1, with protein sequence MGNIFGRKKRTRVTEQDKAVLQLKQQRDKLKQYQKRITTQLEKERLLAKQLLKDGKKEKALLLLKKKRYQDQLLEKTENQISNLERMVQDIEFAQIESKVFEGLKVGNDCLKKMHEALSIEEVERIMDETQDAIEYQRQIDEMLAGSLTQEDEDAVLAELEAITQGEVELPEVPSEPLPEVEEQEPEPEKEKKKNRPEREMLAI encoded by the exons ATGGGAAACATTTTCGGCAGAAAGAAACGGACTCGAGTCACAGAGCAGGACAAAGCTGTTTTG caaCTGAAACAGCAGCGAGATAAACTGAAACAGTACCAGAAACGGATCACCACGCAGCTGGAGAAGGAACGGCTTCTCGCTAAGCAGCTACTGAAGGATGGCAAAAAAGA GAAAGCCCTCCTGTTGCTCAAAAAGAAGCGTTATCAGGATCAACTCCTGGAAAAGACGGAAAATCAGATCAGCAACCTGGAGCGAATg GTCCAGGACATCGAGTTTGCTCAGATTGAATCAAAGGTCTTTGAGGGACTGAAGGTTGGCAATGACTGCCTGAAGAAGATGCATGAG GCGCTGTCCatagaggaggtggagaggattATGGATGAGACTCAAGATGCCATAGAATATCAGAGG CAAATAGATGAGATGCTAGCAGGCTCTCTGACCCAGGAGGATGAGGATGCTGTGTTGGCAGAACTTGAGGCTAtcactcag GGAGAGGTGGAGCTTCCAGAGGTACCCAGTGAGCCTTTGCCAGAGGTTGAAGAGCAAGAaccag agccagagaaagagaagaaaaagaacagaccGGAACGAGAGATGTTGGCCATCTAG